The Henckelia pumila isolate YLH828 chromosome 2, ASM3356847v2, whole genome shotgun sequence genome includes a window with the following:
- the LOC140878318 gene encoding uncharacterized protein: MSSHDQTSPGDHQPGRNITIPLEQLESYVQDVVRKSLIAAKQPQSKDITVEEEGNQGNPNPTAQVREGEEEEESSWMHSIQPSMADELHELRRKVQKLEEGGSKMACPIKISGCPFSQEVIEEPLPLNYKSAKIREYDGSTDPEEHLARFENVAMLHCYGDKIKCKHFGSSKRYRKTAYSLFEAKQSGEESLQTYIKRFNKIALEVPTCAQETKITAFTQGIREEEFFKSLVKKAPRTFEDLLARAEKYINMEEAQRQKKEVARREGGREQGRSRENHDPMGRLSRYAPYRGTRDKAVHMCEERVDTQAPVSKEKLWKYCALHQECTHDTSECRTLQQRHQLPYVRDGRPVSKKPRSVPWLRGSQTSIPPRDATSSREKGKREMDHAKKDKTSGDGPAKGIINMISRGSTDGDSNRARKDWSRRESLGVEEGGQGAGPIITFGPQDLEGVNLPHNDALLIQARIANYDV; encoded by the exons ATGTCTTCTCATGATCAAACATCACCTGGAGACCATCAGCCAGGACGGAATATTACCATTCCCTTGGAGCAGTTAGAATCATATGTCCAAGATGTGGTACGGAAGTCGTTGATAGCTGCAAAGCAGCCACAATCAAAGGACATAACAGTGGAGGAAGAAGGGAATCAGGGTAATCCAAACCCTACTGCCCAGGTTCgagaaggagaagaagaagaagaaagctctTGGATGCACTCAATACAGCCGTCCATGGCAGATGAGTTGCATGAACTCAGGAGAAAGGTACAGAAGTTGGAGGAGGGGGGTTCCAAAATGGCTTGCCCTATCAAAATTTCGGGTTGCCCTTTTTCACAGGAGGTGATAGAGGAACCCTTGCCACTGAATTACAAGTCGGCAAAAATTCGGGAGTACGATGGGAGCACAGACCCAGAGGAGCACCTGGCTCGGTTTGAAAATGTAGCCATGTTACATTGCTATGGAGATAAGATCAAATGCAAA CACTTCGGCAGTAGCAAGAGGTATAGGAAAACTGCCTATAGCCTCTTTGAAGCAAAGCAGTCAGGAGAGGAGTCTCTACAAACCTATATCAAAAGGTTTAACAAAATTGCTTTGGAGGTCCCGACTTGTGCCCAGGAGACCAAGATCACGGCTTTCACTCAAGGTATTCGGGAAGAGGAATTTTTCAAATCACTAGTGAAAAAAGCACCCCGTACCTTCGAAGATTTGCTGGCTCGGGCTGAAAAATACATTAACATGGAGGAAGCTCAGAGGCAGAAAAAGGAGGTGGCCCGGCGGGAGGGAGGCCGGGAACAAGGAAGAAGTAGAGAGAACCATGATCCCATGGGGCGATTGTCCCGGTATGCTCCGTACCGAGGGACCCGAGATAAGGCTGTTCATATGTGTGAAGAAAGGGTGGACACGCAGGCCCCTGTTTCTAAGGAGAAGCTCTGGAAGTACTGTGCACTTCATCAAGAGTGCACTCATGACACCAGTGAGTGCCGAACTCTGCAGCAAAGACACCAACTGCCTTATGTTAGAGATGGTAGGCCGGTCTCAAAAAAGCCCCGAAGCGTGCCTTGGCTTCGGGGGTCACAGACATCGATTCCTCCCCGGGATGCCACCAGCTCTCGGGAAAAAGGGAAACGAGAAATGGATCATGCAAAAAAAGACAAAACGTCTGGAGACGGGCCAGCTAAAGGTATCATTAACATGATATCAAGAGGATCTACGGACGGAGATTCCAACCGGGCTAGGAAGGACTGGAGTCGGAGGGAAAGTTTAGGGGTGGAGGAAGGAGGGCAGGGTGCGGGACCAATCATCACATTTGGACCCCAAGACCTGGAGGGAGTAAACTTACCACATAATGACGCCTTGCTTATACAAGCTCGGATCGCCAATTATGATGTTTGA